The following are encoded together in the Bradysia coprophila strain Holo2 unplaced genomic scaffold, BU_Bcop_v1 contig_87, whole genome shotgun sequence genome:
- the LOC119084645 gene encoding CD109 antigen: MWRKWPPIMSGAVWLLLINIVWAQQDFDNDVNVRYNPQDTYSTFSSTASPNRDFNDVYNRDSFGDPANRDFGVTPGDPFNRDYTAGNRDYGSANRDFSNPNRDLNNPDYTTGNRDFSAGDQNFGFGNRNRFDGTNRNTFESTINSNRGRVSNRVSFLETLANNLFNEPTYFIVASRMVRPGQVYRVAVQVISTPLPITVRASVSRDGVEMSADAKDVKEGIPETLLMRVPTTSVPGNYKLRVEGLFNQALGGIAFINETKLTFSQRSMTIFVQTDKPTYMQGETVKFRTIPITTALRGFDNAIDVYMIDPHKHILRRWLSRQSNLGTVSLDYKLSDQPVFGEWTIRIVAQGQIEEHRFQVEEYYQTRFEVNVTMPAFFFNSDPYIYGRIMANFTSGAPVNGNLTIKATVRPLGWFNAKVINQRYRVGNTGSRNLPDYHINENFLNNPNLGPILTYGPNPDPNLDPLSQYPQNNILNNQYNSDQYASERHFNFDEEWPFWVKRYESQQTYDPWSKTYRNQLPYLRFFNGTYEFKYPMSEIAQIYPAASGMEVMITATVGERFYDEVIVGYSIARVYNSSIKVSFLGGTPQVFKPTMPIMCYIVAEYHDGSPIPFDDYYQGELEVSGFVESRSGGRREYPIRRLKMSETKGIWELKVDLRNELNLGDDRAGREFLQDVQQMRISANFMDGRGERANSELLLLSHYSPQNRHIKVTTSTQQAKVGEYIVLHVQTNFFMESFNYILMSKGIVLLNGQENMQEGIRTMALTLSAEMAPVATVVVWHIAQHGLIVADSLTFPVNGISRNNFTVYINNRKARTGERVEVAVYGEPGAYVGLSGIDNAFYTMQAGNELTYAKVITKMSTFDEQTNGTHKHTWYSHEGNPDDLVYYPSSSYGIDANRTFEYSGLIIFTDGIVPRRHEFCNRSLGLGECLNGRCYRLDKKCDGFFDCEDGTDEIGCQYTNFTSVAEFRKYRFNRIRRHYENVWLWKDINIGPHGRFIFSLDVPEIPAQWMVSAFSVSPTMGFGMIPRAIEYVGVQPFFINVEMPTECRQGEQVGIRVTVFNYQTTAIEATVVLHGSPDFKFVHVGENGIVRSYNPETSFGEHQFFIYLEAQGTSIVYLPIVPTRLGDIEITVHGSTLLGADTITRKLHVEADGLPQYRHQSILLDLRNRAYVFQYMHVNVTETPIIPYDVDRYFVFGSNKARISVVGDVVGPIFPTMPVNATSMIYLPMDSAEQNMFSFAANLYTVMYMRLINQRNRITEKNAFYHMNIGYQRQLSFMMPDGSFSLFRSDWNTSASSTWLTAYCARIFQEASFYEWENYIYIDPLVIQKSIRWLLRHQTHDGAFYEVTWSPDRKANGSLHLEHDDYIRHRNISLTAHVLITLAQAKDLAGSLGARVAIAQQRAIQWLDRNLNLIKERGEPYEVALVAYALKLTQAPIAEQAFGILADHARTIGEYMYWGNIEVPLPPSKLENQKYFSLPRLPYEYDSINIETTAYALLTYVSRHEIMVDAIVRWLTSQRLNDGGWASTSDTSVAMKALIEYTMHTRIRDVSQLSITVEATSLPGQTKTLYITDQNLAKLQTIEIPNAWGTVKVQAKGAGYAILQMHVQYNVDIDKFQTKPPIPAFDLNTKATFHGRNQSHITYVSCQRWTNLNESIRSGMAVLDVAIPTGYWIQQQRLDSYILSRRVRNLQRARYQEKKVLFYFDFLDQEDICVNFTIERWYPVANMSRYLPIRVYDYYAPERFNETIFDALPTYLLNICEVCGSSQCPYCSIYNAAVKSPVSAMLIIAMIVVVSLRHFRITRPNASWFVWNE; this comes from the exons ATGTGGCGAAAATGGCCCCCGATAATGTCGGGAGCTGTTTGGTTACTTCTCATTAATATCGTATGGGCACAGCAAGATTTCGACAACGATGTCAACGTAAGGTACAATCCGCAAGATACGTATTCAACATTCAGTAGCACTGCATCGCCAAACCGAGACTTTAACGATGTATACAATCGCGATTCATTTGGTGATCCGGCGAATCGTGATTTCGGTGTAACTCCGGGCGATCCGTTCAATCGTGACTATACAGCTGGAAATCGTGATTACGGAAGCGCTAATCGGGATTTTTCGAATCCGAATCGTGATTTAAACAATCCGGATTACACGACAGGCAATCGGGATTTTAGTGCaggtgatcaaaattttggcTTTGGCAATCGGAATAGATTCGATGGTACCAATCGCAACACATTTGAAAGCACAATAAATTCGAATCGAGGACGAGTGTCGAATCGGGTTAGCTTCCTGGAAACGTTGGCTAACAACTTATTCAACGAACCAACTTACTTTATCGTTGCATCGCGAATGGTTCGACCTGGCCAAGTGTACAGAGTGGCTGTTCAAGTGATATCGACACCACTACCCATTACCGTCAGAGCTAGTGTGTCTCGTGATGGTGTTGAAATGAGTGCTGATGCCAAAGACGTCAAAGAGGGTATACCGGAAACGCTATTGATGCGCGTACCGACAACTAGTGTACCCGGCAATTACAAACTTCGAGTAGAAGGTCTCTTCAATCAGGCTTTGGGTGGAATTGCATTTataaacgaaacgaaattgaCATTCTCCCAACGATCGATGACAATATTCGTTCAAACGGACAAACCAACTTATATGCAAGGCGAAACGGTTAAGTTTCGAACAATACCCATTACCACTGCTCTTCGGGGTTTCGATAATGCTATCGATGTTTACATGATCGATCCACACAAGCACATTTTACGGCGTTGGTTATCACGACAGTCAAATTTAGGCACAGTCAGTTTGGATTACAAACTGTCCGATCAACCGGTTTTCGGAGAATGGACGATTCGTATTGTTGCGCAGGGACAGATCGAAGAGCATCGTTTTCAGGTAGAGGAATACTACCAAACTCGATTCGAAGTTAATGTTACAATGCCGGCCTTTTTCTTCAACTCGGATCCGTACATCTACGGAAGGATTATGGCTAATTTTACCAGCGGTGCACCAGTTAATGGAAACCTAACGATCAAGGCAACAGTTCGGCCATTAGGTTGGTTTAATGCAAAAGTAATAAATCAACGATACAGAGTCGGTAACACCGGATCCAGAAATTTGCCCGACTATCACATCAACGAAAACTTCCTCAACAATCCCAACTTAGGACCCATTTTAACGTATGGCCCCAATCCAGATCCGAATTTGGATCCATTGTCTCAATATCCGCAGAACAATATTCTGAACAATCAGTACAATTCCGATCAATATGCCAGCGAACGACACTTCAATTTCGACGAAGAGTGGCCCTTCTGGGTGAAACGTTACGAATCTCAACAAACCTACGACCCATGGTCGAAAACCTATCGAAATCAATTGCCCTACCTTCGTTTCTTCAATGGAACCTACGAGTTTAAGTATCCAATGTCAGAGATAGCACAGATCTATCCCGCAGCGTCCGGAATGGAGGTGATGATAACGGCTACTGTTGGTGAACGATTTTATGACGAAGTCATCGTGGGCTATTCCATTGCCCGAGTGTACAATTCATCCATAAAAGTGTCATTCCTCGGTGGAACACCGCAAGTGTTTAAGCCGACAATGCCAATCATGTGTTACATCGTAGCTGAATATCACGACGGATCTCCGATTCCTTTCGACGATTACTATCAGGGTGAATTGGAAGTGTCCGGTTTTGTCGAAAGCAGATCTGGTGGAAGGCGAGAGTATCCTATACGACGGTTGAAAATGTCTGAGACGAAAGGTATTTGGGAACTGAAAGTTGACCTGCGCAATGAATTGAATCTTGGTGATGATCGCGCCGGAAGAGAATTCCTGCAAGATGTGCAGCAAATGAGGATTAGTGCTAATTTTATGGATGGACGCGGAGAACGAGCTAACAGTGAGCTGTTACTGCTGTCACATTACTCGCCACAAAATCGACACATCAAAGTTACGACCAGTACGCAACAAGCTAAAGTAGGAGAATACATTGTGCTGCACGTGCAAACCAACTTCTTTATGGAGTCCTTCAATTACATTCTGATGTCAAAAGGCATTGTACTGTTGAATGGACAGGAGAACATGCAAGAAGGAATCCGAACAATGGCTTTGACTTTGTCTGCTGAAATGGCACCCGTTGCCACCGTTGTCGTATGGCATATTGCTCAACATGGCCTCATCGTAGCGGACAGTTTAACATTCCCGGTGAACGGCATTTCTCGCAACAATTTCACCGTTTACATCAACAATCGTAAGGCTCGTACCGGAGAAAGAGTGGAAGTGGCTGTCTACGGCGAGCCTGGTGCATACGTTGGTTTGAGTGGTATTGATAATGCATTCTATACGATGCAGGCTGGCAACGAACTGACCTACGCTAAGGTCATTACGAAAATGTCGACATTCGATGAACAAACTAATGGAACTCACAAACACACATGGTATTCTCACGAAGGTAACCCTGACGATTTGGTGTATTATCCGTCGTCGTCGTACGGTATCGATGCGAATCGTACATTCGAATACTCCGGCCTGATAATATTCACAGATGGCATTGTCCCACGAAGACATGAATTCTGTAACCGATCGCTAGGTCTTGGCGAATGTCTCAACGGACGTTGCTACCGATTGGACAAAAAGTGTGACGGATTTTTCGATTGTGAGGATGGAACGGATGAAATCGGTTGTCAATACACAAACTTTACCAGCGTCGCCGAATTCAGGAAGTACCGGTTCAATCGCATTCGCCGTCACTACGAGAATGTGTGGCTGTGGAAGGACATAAACATTGGGCCGCATGGACGTTTTATATTCTCATTGGATGTACCAGAAATACCAGCGCAGTGGATGGTATCGGCATTCAGTGTTAGTCCGACCATGGGCTTCGGAATGATTCCTCGAGCAATCGAATATGTGGGCGTTCAGCCGTTCTTCATCAATGTCGAAATGCCCACAGAATGCCGGCAAGGTGAACAAGTTGGCATTCGCGTCACAGTTTTCAATTATCAAACAACAGCCATCGAAGCAACGGTCGTACTGCACGGATCGCCCGATTTCAAATTCGTGCACGTTGGCGAAAATGGCATCGTGAGGTCATATAATCCGGAAACGTCGTTCGGAGAACATCAGTTCTTCATATACTTAGAAGCGCAAGGCACATCAATCGTTTACTTGCCAATCGTACCGACCAGACTTGGTGATATCGAAATTACTGTACATGGATCGACCTTACTCGGTGCAGACACAATCACACGTAAACTTCATGTAGAAGCTGACGGTCTTCCACAATATCGCCATCAATCCATTTTACTCGATCTCCGCAATCGTGCTTACGTCTTCCAGTACATGCACGTTAACGTTACCGAG ACCCCAATTATTCCATACGACGTCGATCGTTATTTCGTATTCGGATCGAACAAGGCAAGAATTTCAGTGGTGGGTGATGTGGTCGGTCCCATTTTCCCAACAATGCCCGTCAATGCAACCAGCATGATCTATTTGCCGATGGACTCAGCCgaacaaaatatgttcagTTTTGCAGCCAACTTGTACACGGTGATGTACATGAGATTAATCAACCAACGTAACCGCATCACCGAGAAAAATGCCTTCTATCACATGAACATCGGCTACCAGCGCCAATTAAGTTTCATGATGCCCGATGGATCATTCTCGCTGTTCCGTTCCGATTGGAATACGTCTGCCTCGTCCACCTGGTTGACAGCGTACTGTGCCCGAATCTTCCAAGAGGCATCGTTCTATGAATGGGAAAATTACATTTACATCGATCCGCTGGTGATCCAGAAGTCAATCCGTTGGTTATTGAGACATCAAACGCACGATGGTGCGTTCTACGAAGTAACATGGTCGCCAGATCGTAAGGCCAACGGGTCGTTACATTTGGAACACGACGATTACATTCGACACAGGAATATTTCACTGACCGCTCATGTATTGATCACATTGGCTCAAGCTAAAGACTTGGCAGGG AGCCTTGGCGCAAGAGTTGCTATAGCTCAGCAGAGGGCGATACAGTGGCTGGACCGAAATTTGAATCTAATCAAAGAAAGGGGCGAACCTTATGAAGTGGCCTTAGTAGCGTACGCATTGAAATTAACACAGGCACCGATAGCAGAACAGGCTTTCGGCATTCTAGCCGACCATGCACGAACGATCGGCGAGTATATGTATTGGGGCAACATCGAAGTTCCGTTGCCGCCGAGCAAATTGGAAAATCAGAAATACTTTTCATTGCCGCGATTGCCATACGAATACGATTCgataaatattgaaacaaCTGCCTACGCCCTGTTAACTTATGTATCCCGACACGAAATAATGGTCGATGCTATTGTTCGATGGTTGACGTCGCAGCGTTTAAATGACGGTGGATGGGCGTCGACAAGTGATACCAGTGTGGCAATGAAAGCGCTTATCGAGTATACAATGCATACACGTATCCGTGATGTGTCCCAATTGTCAATTACCGTTGAAGCGACATCACTTCCTGGACAAACCAAGACGCTCTACATCACCGACCAGAATTTGGCTAAACTTCAAACAATCGAG ATTCCGAATGCCTGGGGTACCGTAAAAGTACAGGCGAAAGGTGCCGGCTATGCCATTTTACAGATGCACGTTCAATACAATGTTGACATCGATAAATTCCAAACGAAGCCGCCAATACCGGCCTTTGATCTCAATACCAAAGCTACGTTCCACGGTAGAAATCAGTCTCACATAACTTATGTGTCATGCCAACG GTGGACCAATCTAAACGAATCGATACGATCTGGTATGGCTGTACTTGATGTTGCCATTCCTACCGGCTATTGGATTCAACAACAACGACTGGACTCTTACATTTTGAGTCGAAGAGTTCGTAACCTTCAACGAGCTCGTTATCAGGAGAAGAAAGTTCTTTTCTACTTTGATTTT CTGGATCAAGAAGACATTTGTGTGAATTTCACAATTGAACGATGGTATCCGGTCGCTAATATGTCACGATATCTGCCTATCAGAGTATACGATTACTACGCCCCAG AACGATTCAACGAGACAATTTTCGATGCACTTCCCACCTATCTATTGAACATTTGCGAGGTGTGCGGAAGTTCCCAATGTCCATACTGTTCCATTTACAATGCAGCAGTCAAATCGCCCGTGTCTGCCATGTTAATAATTGCAATGATTGTAGTCGTTAGTTTAAGACATTTTAGAATAACAAGACCGAATGCCAGTTGGTTCGTATGGAATGAGTAG